The following proteins come from a genomic window of Alosa alosa isolate M-15738 ecotype Scorff River chromosome 2, AALO_Geno_1.1, whole genome shotgun sequence:
- the LOC125291364 gene encoding cofilin-2-like: MASGVTVTDDVITVFNEMKVRKAAATEEEKRMRKKAVLFCLSDDKKKIILEEGREILQGDEGDPYLKFVKMLPPDDCRYALYDATYETKETKKEDLVFIFWAPESAPLKSKMIYASSKDAIKRNFTGIKHEWQVNGLEDIKDRKTLAEKLGGSSVITVEGGAL, translated from the exons ATG GCCTCTGGTGTGACCGTAACGGACGATGTCATCACCGTCTTCAACGAGATGAAGGTGCGCAAGGCGGCCGCCAccgaggaggagaagaggatgaggaagaaggCGGTGCTGTTCTGCCTGAGCGACGACAAGAAGAAGATCATCCTGGAGGAGGGCCGCGAGATCCTGCAGGGGGACGAGGGCGACCCCTACTTGAAGTTCGTCAAGATGCTGCCCCCCGACGACTGTCGCTACGCTCTCTACGACGCCACCTACGAGACCAAGGAGACGAAGAAGGAAGACCTCGTGTTCATTTTCTG GGCTCCTGAGAGTGCCCCTCTGAAGAGTAAAATGATCTACGCCAGCTCCAAGGATGCCATCAAGAGGAATTTCACAG gcATCAAACACGAGTGGCAGGTGAACGGCCTAGAGGATATCAAAGACCGGAAAACCCTGGCGGAGAAGTTGGGAGGCTCCTCTGTAATAACCGTGGAGGGTGGCGCCTTATAG